One window of the Micropterus dolomieu isolate WLL.071019.BEF.003 ecotype Adirondacks linkage group LG08, ASM2129224v1, whole genome shotgun sequence genome contains the following:
- the LOC123975020 gene encoding NMDA receptor synaptonuclear signaling and neuronal migration factor-like encodes MQIILRAARAFGEYLSHTHPENRNGSAHLLCETLVGPDPESSSDTIGPNNNNHPCSNVTKSCKDNREPSLVKPPLRAVQPPPPSITIYTKPTRLSLERSFSAEEDQQKCVECTLQPARVYTITTQRGMLMSSGRGSKESLELDVLKEKSGSGGVGSRGGLIQPSTSPSSASSSPTQYHHASSGRGVSHHHRGNHPHGNHHHHTIAGTNAPSSSGGSGGASGSSSSNQQQSLNVAGSHSHVSHHHSHHHHLSQPPLQTSVSAHNIRSWGEGGKGEAECSGLACDSCSGAPSRSQGSLDLESASREAEDTNWFPKENMFSFQTATTTMQAISAFRGFVQRKRREREQNSAEVIQRYEASPTRVCFA; translated from the exons ATGCAGATTATACTCAg AGCAGCACGAGCATTTGGAGAGTACCTGTCCCACACACACCCTGAAAACCGAAACGGATCAG CCCATCTTCTGTGTGAAACCTTGGTGGGTCCCGACCCGGAATCGTCGAGTGACACGATTGgcccaaacaacaacaaccatcCCTGCTCCAACGTCACCAAGAGCTGCAAGGACAACCGAGAGCCCAGCTTGGTGAAACCCCCGCTGAGAGCAGTCCAGCCACCTCCCCCTTCCATCACCATCTATACCAAGCCAACGCGGCTTTCCCTTGAGCGTAGCTTCTCAGCGGAGGAAGACCAGCAGAAGTGTGTAGAGTGCACCCTGCAGCCTGCCCGCGTGTACACCATCACAACCCAGCGCGGTATGCTGATGAGCAGCGGCCGGGGCAGCAAGGAGAGCCTAGAACTGGACGTCCTGAAGGAGAAGTCGGGGAGTGGCGGGGTGGGATCCAGAGGTGGCTTGATCCAGCCCTCAACTTCCCCTTCCTCCGCCTCATCGTCTCCAACCCAGTACCACCATGCCAGTAGCGGCCGTGGTGTCAGCCATCACCACCGTGGTAACCATCCCCACGGGAACCATCACCACCACACCATTGCGGGCACCAACGCGCCCTCCAGCAGTGGAGGAAGTGGCGGGGCAAGTGGAAGCAGCAGTAGCAACCAGCAACAGTCTCTGAACGTCGCTGGATCCCACTCCCATGTATCACACCACCACAGCCACCACCATCACCTGTCTCAGCCCCCGCTGCAGACCTCCGTCAGCGCCCACAACATCCGCAGCTGGGGCGAGGGTGGAAAAGGGGAGGCAGAGTGCAGCGGGCTGGCATGTGACTCATGCAGCGGAGCCCCCTCCCGGAGCCAGGGCTCCCTGGACCTGGAAAGCGCATCCCGAGAGGCAG AGGACACTAACTGGTTCCCCAAGGAAAATATGTTCAGCTTTCAAACTGCCACAACAACCATGCAGGC GATATC GGCTTTTCGGGGATTTGTgcagagaaaaaggagagagagggagcagaaTTCGGCAGAAGTCATCCAGAGGTATGAAGCGTCCCCCACCAGGGTGTGCTTTGCTTGA